Part of the Vulpes vulpes isolate BD-2025 chromosome 6, VulVul3, whole genome shotgun sequence genome, cctttgaaaaaggagagaaggggcgGGGTGTCTTTCCTGCCCAGCCCTCAGGCCCCTGAGCCATGCTGAGATCAATAATCATTCGGCTTCTTTCCGCCTCATTACCGTTCTAATTTGCCTTAGTAGAATTCACCGAAGGTGtgagtataatttttttcctactctaaTAAACCAACCTTTTAGattaagggaaaagagaaaagggataaGACTAGCTTATCTTAGTGAAAAGGAATTGGGAAAATTAGAACCTGGCAAGCCAACTCTTGCTGAGTTGGGATTGTTCAGCAACAAAGCTGTCTCACTGAAGGCTTGGGGTCCTTCTAGGAAAAACCTGATGGAGGGTGCTGGAAACAGGGAAGGGGCTCTACTGATGTAATAAGCAAAGAGTCACCAGAGGATCCACCTTAGCcagacatttgttttttaaagttctatgcccagcttgacctcatgaccctgggatctggAGCcccatgctctgctgactgaccagccatattttaaagatcagaaaGACTGAAATAGCCCAGACTGGACTGGAAGTGATGATGCACATACTTGCGGAGGTGAACGGAGCCTTGGTAAAGCTACTGCTGTTGAGCCCTGTGCATACCAGAGCTGCCCCCTTTCAAAGAGGATCACAAAGACCTTCTTCAAAAGAGCAGTTATGCTAGCTACAGAGCACTTAGGAGATACAAAAATACCAGAGCCCTCTAGCCTTTTCTGTGCTATATACTCTGTGCATACAAAAAACCCTGGCAAAAGGCTAAGCCTACTATTTTTAAGCTGTTTTTCTCAGTTAACAATATTAAGCATTTTCTCCATGTACTTAATATGTCTCTACATGATTGATAGTGACCACAAagtattttattacataaaactTTCCCTCAAACAAGCCTCTTTTGTTAGACTATGTTGATGTTTCTAGATTTGGAGACTCACAAATTTCAGGTAGAGGTAGAATTACCAGGTCAgagtgttttttaatttattatttttatttttaaaaatgtatttattcatgagaaacaagaaagagaggcagagacacaggcagagggagaagtaggctccaggcaaGAAACTGATGCCGGGCTtgaccccagaccctgggatcacgccctgagccgaaggcagatgctcaactgctgagccacccagccgttcCAGGTCATagtgtttcttaaaaaacaaaacaaaacaacaaaacaaccaaaaaccccataaacatttactctttaaaaaagagagatttcaaaagattttcaatgtggaaaaaaaaaagatcagaaatacagaaaaagaataaaataaacatcaacTACAATCGCACCATCATTCACATTTTGGTATATGCCTatccttttagttttaaaaaaaaacacatgtaaatATTCCATACAAAATTATACATGGTTTTGTAAGAGAATTTTCTCATTAGATATAGTATGAGTATTTTCTCAAATCTCTATTCTTCCAAAACAGAACTTTAAATGGCTACAGATTTCCATTGTATGGTGATGTCACACTCACTAGGATAGAACCAGAAAGGCAGGTACTTTGTGGTCAAAGAACAGtgcctcttgggcagccccggtggcttagcggtttaacgctgccttcagctcagggcgtgatcctggggacccgggatagagtcccatgtcaggctccctgcatggagcctgcttctccctctgcctgtatctctctctctctctctgtttctaactaaaaaaaaaaaaaagagagagagagaacagtgcCTCTTGATAAAGAACAGTGCTCAATAATCacttctcgaataaataaatacatgaactTAATCAACCAATTCCCTGTTGCTGGATATTGAGCTTATTTTGGACTTTCACTATTACATTCTTACACAAAAATCTTATGGACAGCTCTAATGACTTCTTTAGACTCAACTCCTCTAAGTGACATTGGGTCAGATGATaaacactttaaaacaaaatggagatgACCATCTAGTTTATCATTAAACCATATCACTTCTGAGAGGACAAGGGGACAGAATTTAGGACTGCAATTACATTCCTCCTGGCAGAGTGTCATCTGAGTATTGTTTGCTCCAGGTCTAACACTGTGACTCTACTCTTCATACTGCATATATCCTACATCGTACTGAGTATCTACTTGGGCATTTTTGGTACaaaataatggaggaaaaaaagatcttCCCCTTGGCCCCTTCCTCTAGTTTCAGGTTCCTACTTAGGTGTCTAGTTTCCTTTCTGAGCATCCCACAAACACCTTCTGTGCAGGGCCAGATCACCTAGGCTCTATGGTCTCCCCTGCTTCCACTTTAATGGTCATGCTAGCATGAGGAAGCAACCACAGGGCATCTCTAAATGACTGTGACTGTGTTCtgataagactttatttactacAGACACAGAAATCTGGATTTCTtctaattttcatgtgtcataaAATACCATTCTCCTTTTGATGTCTTCTCCCCAGCCACTTGGGAACGTTAACACTATTCTTAATCTGTGGGCAGTACAAAAACAGGAGGTCAGTCAGCATTTGCTGCTTCTTGAGTTAGAAAATGTCTGGTAGACAACTAAAACCCTAGAGGGACCATCCTCAtgtaaaaggtagaaaaaaaaatccccggTTTTCCTTTCTCCACAATTCCATAATCTTCTGCTGTGAAAGTAGAGTTGCATTATAGATCTTCAACTACATGttccaaaaataaacataaataaaaatgagggagacagagaatttgATGGTGTAAACAATTTTTCTCACCATCCCACTCAATCGGCACATCCCTAGAGGGAGTGTGGGCTAGGAGACCGGAATCTGCTCTTCTCTTGGCTGGCCTGTCTCTACATGCTTCTCGCAGCACATATATCTCACTTCATGAAGTGTTAGTTTACAGTTTAAGTAAGTACTTTTTGTACCAGTGTTTTCTAAACACAAGTCAGCACCTTTATCTGATACCCAATTGACTAAAGAGAAAACTATTCTAATACTGAAGGATAGGTTGACCTACTGGATTTGCTAAGTGACAATATGTGGGTTTCCAATGGGTCAGATACAATATATACTATGGAGAATTTAAGGGATTTTTTCCAAtggtaattttaattatataaaattttcccATCACGGAACTAAGTTTTGAACCTAGCTATTTACATGTAAGGGACGAATCTAttaatttcagtttcttaaaaaaaaaccaagtatcaaaaaaaccccccaaaaaccaAGTATCAAAATATGAACTCAATATGCAATATTcctaagaagaaaaaaggcaagaCAGAGAAATGCAGATTTGGCAAGTCTTGTCTCAAGCAGCAGGTATCCAAGTGGCTTTCAGCCAGTCGTCCACACAAACAAAAGGCCCTATGTAGTAATAAAAGCTTGACACTTTGTTATAAAGGAGCTCTAAATTcctattacatttaaaatattaatatcctTCTAGGAAGATGGTAGTTAATACTATCGTCATgtcatggatgaggaaactgaggcccagagaaatgtAAAGCAGCTCAGCTAGGGGTATGGTGAGTTAAGCTGGTAGGGGTATGAAGATTAAAACTTGGTACTTCATGCAGTTTCCAAGCTGTCCACGATCACAAAAGACAGCAGTGACTGGAATATCaaagaattttctcttctgtgagaCAGTCACAGAGAATACTTAGGGCAGAGCAGGATGGTGCAGGGCAGAAGCAGCTGGAGGGCTTCAACAGGAGCAACAACGCAGCAAGTAAAAACTAATCCCAGATTTACTAACCCTCAAAGATTGATACAGATCTTTAATTTAAGATAGAGAAAGTTTATTCATGGAGAAAACAGTTACCGAACACCCTTGGGGCTTTTTTCATCCAACaattaaaattgcattaaaaagcCAACAGGAAGAGTTTAGAcctaaaagaaatctgaagaaacTACTGCCCCTCTTTCCTTgggcttatatatattttatcttttaggcAAAAGAGATAGCTGTGATTAATTTCTTTCTTAGGAGATGAGGTTTTTAGTTCCGTTGTCTTAATATATATAGGATTCTTCTGTGAAGGCCAGAGAAGACAGAAGATCACAGACTCTGATGATGGCTGGAAGAATGAGGGTGAGACTAATGGCTGGTTCTTGGAACCACGATTTTACCGTAAATCACTAGATGGGGTAGTGGGAGGGGTGTCAAGTTTCCCACTTATAAAATCTGAGGTATTTTAAGGCTCCAGTAACATGGAAACTCACTTCTATTTCCCTCACAGGTAACAGCAGAGGTTGGGAAGACTGTTCTGGAAGGTCAGAACTCCTTGGACTTATCCCACACATTAGTGGCAACATCTAACCAGACTGGACCATGTCAAACATGTCTCTGAGCAAAGTGGCCAACTACTTTACTCTTCAGGATGCGTTCCAAGGCAACAGTGTGATCAGTGATGAGTTGCTCCCTGTCTGTTTTTGGCTTGTCTTGGTGCTAAAGTCTATGGCAATATAAGAAAGCGTGGTCGTTCACCGTAAGACCTGAGTAAAGGAACCAGCTCTCCAAGTCTCAGCTGTCAGGGTCGAGCTTCATTCGTTTTACTTGGCTATTGTCATCGTCCAGGTGGCAGAATCCTTCCAGGGTGAGGTCTCTTTGATTCTCCTCCGCGGGTTCTGAAGGGAAGTCCTGGTCTGCGGCCAGTACCTGTCGGACAGTCATGTTAACACGAGCAGTTTTCAAGTAGCGGGTGCACACTTGCCAGTCCTCCTCAGAGCAGGGTTGTACCACGGAGTCTCTGGGGAGAACGGCTGGCAGAGGCGTCTCCAGGCAGCACGGCAGGCTTTCCCCCTGAGGACTTGGAAGGACCCTTGGGACTGCATGGTTCAACAGGCGACTGAAACCTGACATTACCATGATGTCACCACTGTGCATAAACATGGCTGTGGGAGCTTCGTCTCTTTTGAGGCCGCCCAGGAGAAAGATGGCAGACTGtccaaagctaaaataaaataagtacaaCAATACACGAGAGTCAGTTCCTTTACTAACCATGGCTTGGAAAGTTACTGCCAACtggcttcttttctcatttcagcTTGGCACTTACTGCtctcacatactttttttttttttttttaaagatttacttatttatttattcatgatagatatagagagagaaagagagaggcagagacacaggaggagggagaagcaggctccatgcagggagcccgatgtgggactccatcccgggactccaggatcgcgctctgggccaaaggcaggcgccaagccactgagccacccaggcatcctctttTTTAAACTGTGCTCAGACCCTTCTCTTCTGGCTCGTGTCTATAAGTGAACAACCCATGATCTGCTGCTCAAACTGCTCAAAGACCACAGGACTGctacaaaataaaatctgaagcaGTTAAATAAGCagattaaaaatttagttttactATTACCCATATAAGTTTTGTAAGATGAATCTTTAAGATTTAAGCCTTCCAATGaattatttgagtcctttcctaTACCATGCCTGCTCACTTTAAAGATAAGGCAATTAATAAAAGACTGTTCAGGCACTTTCTTTGTGTGATACAAGCACAGCACTTTGCCCAATTTAAACTTATGTTTAGGGAGACAAGGAGAGTACATTACTCAGGCTTCTCTGCTTTACTCTTCCCTGTTCCAAAAAAGGTTGCTTCACTCACCTTACAGCCTTCCACTTGCCTATTCCACAGACACTGACGATACCTCTCAATACAAAAggcagggatacctgggtggctcagcggttacacatctgccttcggcccagggcatgatcctagagactcgggattgagtcctgcgtcaggctccctgcatgcaacctgcttctccctctgcctgtgtctctgcctctctctctgtgtctctcgtgaataaataaataaaatcttaaaaaaaaaaacaaaaccaaaaacacacaaAAGGCAGATTCcatgcattttaaacaaatattattattattattttttaaagattttatttatttatcagagacacacagcgagagagagagaggtagagacacaggcagagggagaagcaggctccatgcagggagcccgacgtgggactcgatcccaggtctacaggatcacgccccgggccaaaggcggtgctaaaccgtgagccacccgggctgcccaaacagAAATATTAACTGTAATTTGGTTACTACTCTTCAGGACAAGGCTAATTTTACTTATGATATCATTGCTAAGACACCCAGAAGTAAAGACTATAGAGTCCAACCATTTCTTAAagtctctgtttttatttatcttagctAGAAATGGTTTAGAAAAAGGTATGAAGTAATAGAAAGTAATCTCAAACCAGCTTACCTGAAAGACAGCAGGGGTTTGGAGTGATCTAGTTCAGATCTGTCTACGTGGATTCCCAGTGTAGAGTCCAATCGGTAGTAATTCAGGATACCTGCTTCAGCTCGGAAACCCTGAAATCCACAGGCTGCAGCTACTTGCTCTGAGAGGAAAGCCAGGTCAGAAGGGAAAGGTGTATAATGATCGGCTGAGTATTTCTTTGATAAAAgtagggaaaataagaaaaataaacaatgatctcaggaaaacaggaaactgtggcattataaaattttttatctatctttaaaatttaacttaCATGTAATACAATAACATAACATGATTTATCCATCTGTTTTTGAGGCATCCAGTAATCTAATAATGAGATATTCAAAATACTGAGCACCTATTACATGGTAGGCACTATGCTATAATCAGACAAATTCTCTCTGCCGGAGTCATGAAGCAATTACTAAGTCTCTCTTTGGTGTACTTTCATCCTAAATAGGATCATTCTCATAGGATAAAAAAGCAACACAACATTGTCACTGCCAAGAGGTATTTGATGACTAACTGTAAAGTAGtatcctggaacagaaaacagatatcagttaaaaactaagaaaactgaAGGAAAGCTAAGAAACCGTGAATGAAATATGGACTTCACTATTACTATTGAAATAATGCATTAACATGGTTCACTAATTGAGACAAAGGAAccaaaagaatgtaaaatgttaataagaGGGAGAACTGGGTGTGGGGTCTATGGGAACTGGGTGTGGGGtctatgggaactctgtactatcttttcaacttttctgcaaatctaaaactatcctaaaatacaaaacttatttaagaaaaataaagaaagtaattCAAATATGATAGCCAGTTTGATTTTGGGCCCCTCAGCCCATAACATGGTTTGCTGCCCATTTTATTGGTCAGTCTGATGAGATGACATGCTCAAAACATCTGAATGGAAACTTAGACTAGAGTCAAGGCAGGATGTTAAAATGGAAGTAATTTTCAGCATTTACCTTctagaaatgtctatttttaacaTGTAAAGATCacgaattttttttctttcctttcctttttctcttaagtaaaacaaaacaaaaaaaatcaaagggcaGAACACTCATTCTCTCTACCAAATCCAGCAACTGAGGAGGACAAGGCGGCGGTCTCCTATGCACACGAGGATGCAGCCTGCTCTGGCTCGGGTGAGCCTGGCAGCCTGATGCCCCTCCTCTGTCCTGCTACTGCTCTCATGGCTCCCTCAGACCTATTAGCAAACCCACACCTGTCTCCTGTCTCACATCTCCACTAGTGCCCTGAGGTACTCCAACTGTAGCACCAAAACCATAGCCCTGGAGATCACGTCTTCACTTTGGCAGAAGCAAGCTTTTACTTAAGGTTAAGGAAGACTTTTGTGAAAAGTCTGATGGACGGCCAAGCCTCCTCACagatgaaatttgttttattttttccttcttttcctgaacTGCCCATAAGAAGAGTTCCTATTTAATTTCCCAACACTAAGGATACAGCTAGAGAACTTCAAGGCAGTCCTCCAAAAGATCAACAACTCAGAGCTGCTATTCCAGCACTAGGTTACCTCTGTGGGTTTTCGACCCTGTCCAGACAGTCTACGCACGAATCTCCCTActtctcttccccttttctctgATTACTCATTCAAGGTTTCTGATAATTTTTCACTCCACATTTTTCTTAGTAAATGAGAGTAACTTTAAGTCCTTGGGGAATAACAGTATTGACAATAAAtataacattctaaaaaaaaacaataaactaaCATGTATTGTGTTAATGCAGCATTTAACTGCTCAGAACAACCGGGCACTGCTGTAATCACGATGTAGACATTAAGTGTCTGACGTATGCACCCCCCTTTATGAGGAATACACTATCCCCTGGAAGGCAGATTCACACTGGGGTCAGCTAACCCAGAGAATCACCTGGCTATTTCCTCAAACACAGGTATCCAGTCTTTCATTGAATCTGCATTACTGAAAGTGAGAATTATATCATGAACATTTTTGTGCGACATTCATCATTATTTTAAGTAgttaatatatttgttaataaGCTGGGTTGACTGAAACTatggaacttttatttattcatttattttttaaatctattatgttctaaaccattttattttatatttttaaaaaggtttttaaaaaaatttattcatgagagacagagaggcagagacacaggcagagggagaagcaggctccatgcagggagcccgatatgggactcgatcccgggactccaagatcattccctggcccaaaggcaggcaccaaaccgctgagccacccagggatccccactatgGAACTTTTAGAAAGTAACGAGTTAGTAAGAAGATGATCTCTACTAATTggtttattcaatttattttcagaattagtCCTTCCACTTGGTGGCAAACATCTCATGGAGACAAGAGGCACTAGCTTGCCTGTGATAAAGGAGGCACTTTCAGAAGCACAGAGGTCAGCAAAGAAGCAGCTACCtcaaaaaaaaacacagaactttGTTAACTGTAGGACATTCTTTCCCATCTGTGTCATGCTCAGACCTTATATAGTTGGCAAAGGTATCTTTTAGGAGTTGATGGACATTATTTTACTCCAAACAGAtattacatagaaaataaaagctCAGCAAACATTAAgcaattacagaaataaaagttttaatcGAGAATTGCTCTTGAATGCAATAAAGAAACATCTATATCCCTGAAACATATTTAGAGAAAGCACCAATGACTTCTGATGAAATATTATGACCTAAGGGCATATGAGAAGAAATTTTCTCTTCGGAGAAACTATTCATTCCTCTTGAGACATTGTTATCAAGAGGATTTTAAGAGATAAATGAAAGATCCTCTCACAAATGGATAATCTGATACTTTAAAAGCTTGGCCAGGAAGACATCAATCTCCAGAGCCCAAGGAGTGTAAAAGCAAAAGACAATGGAATTCACAAGGAAATCTGCATACCTTACTATCCCAGTTATAATGGTAGCCTAGGGTCACCCAGCGCAACTTCTCTAGTAAACTTCTGGGTCTCCGTTTATTCACTTCTTTATACCTGTGAAGATTGGGGACAAAAGAAGATTTATTCACCTCAATGACAGCAATTGCCCTTTGCATGATGGAATTTGGTATTCTTTGGTATAAGTTATTATTAGTCAAGATCTTGATAGAGGAAGTGAGAACAAAGGAACtgatcaaaatataaaaacactaaaaagcaggtttgcatttttaaaaaaagatttatagattggggtgcctgggtggctcagttagttaagcgtctgccttcagctcaggtcatgatcccagggtcctggaatcgagccctgctttgggctccctgcttggtagagggcctgcttctccctctccctctcttgctctccctgcctatgtgctctccctgtcaaataaataaataaaatctttttaaaaaataaagatttatatagatgtattcattagagaaagagagagagaatgtgcatgggTGCACATGCGTTTATGTGTGTGGTGGCAGTGGGGGGTGCAAAGGGaaagaatccaagcagactctactgaacagagagctggatgcagggcttgacctcaggaccctgagatcatgacctaagccaaaatcaagagtcagatgctcaactgactgagccacccaggcacctcctcccCCCATGTTagcatttctaatttttagacCTTGATTCTAAATCCTTTGCTGAATGGGATAAATTTTAAATGGCAAGTCTCCAGCATGgccataatgataaaaaaaaggaaaacagaaatatcttTACCTATCCATTGGAAATGGGACCAAGGGCACCATGGGTAATTTAAATTTGGCTAATAGAACATGTTCCATTTGGTTTGCTAGGAGTAGGTAGGGTATGATTAATCACAGCAATCACTATGTTTATAATGCTGGTGGTTTCCCAGAATTATAGGTTGGGGAAAAATTTTGGCAAAATATACATTGTATACAATCAAAAATAACTGGTTTAACATGACTTCTTCAACCCTGTATGACATAGCTTAGAGAATTGAGGCTTAGCTAACAATTAAGGACCTCTGTAATTAATTTGGTTTCTGACATCTCCTTGTTCAAATACAGAAGGTTTCTGTAAAACAGAGAGGTGCCCTTTCTGTAATTACATCTTATCTGATCAAATCTATGGGATTaactactctttttctttttttttttttttaactactctTTTTCTAAAGAGAAAGAAGCTTCTTTGATTTAcctttaaatatctaaaaatacaaGAATGCTAAATCTAATGCTATGTAATTTGCATCATTAATCGATCAAATTTTTTTTGGTCCAAGGACCACTGctgcttaaaaaaagattagtctGCTTTAGGAATTCATATTTTGACAAGAGATGACAGATaagtataagaaaaaatgaagggaaagtTCAAGGCAATATGAAATCTGTACTGAACTGAATAGCACGAGATTTTGAGGGCCACTGGAATTAAGAAAAGGGAGAGCTCAAAGTTAGCTGTCTAATCAGTTAAGGCCTCAGTGGGCAATACAAGCATACCACATGAGCAGAAGCAAAGGACTTTATTAATTAGAGGTTCATACTGTAAGTGGCACTCGTCTTGATGTTTGACAGCGTTTACATAATAGATCCTATCTGTCCTCACAGAGTTTACATTTTTAGGACATCATGACACAGACACACATCAAGGCCAGATGCTAAAAGGAATGGTATCAACACTGGCTTACTAAGGAGAGCAGTGCTGAAAAGAGGCAGAGCAGATCTGAATGCTATCCTTTGAAAGGCCTGCTTACAAGGTTGGTTGTTGGCAGGCATCTGGAACTTGGAATTTGGGGAGGTTCATGTCATTCCCAGAACTGCTGCTCACTGTGCCTAAACTTCCTGTGCAAAACGATATGGTTTATGTTACACAGCTGCTTTCCTTCTGAGAGTCTGAATTTGGAATGTGTCACACAGAGACTATGTGACTGGGCACTGAGCTTCATAAACAATCTTTCGCACATGTTGTCACAACTTGTTATTGGTAGAACAAGCATAGCTTGTGTGACTTCACGGGGAGAAAACCCCAGAAGCTTGAGCCCGGTTTTTCCAGGACTTTGCTCAATGCATCTTTTCCCTTCACTAATTTTGCTTTGGATTCTTTGAACTGGAATAAATCTTATCTACGAGGACAACTATGTGCTGAACCCTCCTGGTCAATCACCAACCTTGGGTGTGGTCTTGGGGGACACCTGGCACAAGACATGATTAGCAATTTAGGGGAAACTATATATGTGTGGCCAGTGAGTACAGCTAGCTGATGTGAACAGCTACCATGTAAAACCATCATTCATTATTTACATCTTCTATgtgtaaaaactaaaaatgggggggaaaaaaaggaatgcataGTTACTAACACAACCTGACTTCTACCAATGTTTCTTCAgctaaagatacaaataaaagaattccCTGATGATCCCCTCTGGAGAACATAATCTATTTTAGTAGCTATGAGATGGAAAAATAAGGATGATCTCTCATTACTGGACTCCTGTGAATACTGTGGCTAATAGTGTGTACCCAACttagtttccaaatattaatGTTCAGGAGAATCACCTAGTTAAAACTAACAGGGCTGGACCCAGACCTATAaattctgattcagcagatctAGGATGGAGcctaagaatctgcatttctagtaAGTTCTCAAGAGATGGGGATGCTGCTGAACCAGGGACACTTGAGAAACACTATtctagctaaaataaaaaaaaaatactttccatctttctaaattgataaaaatatcattttattcttgATGAAGAACTCACACAATTATTATATCAAAACTAGATTGATCTAAACAAATATAACAATGCAGCTCTAAAAATaattcagggggcacctgggtggctcagtcggctaagcatctgactcttgattttggctcatgtcatgatctcagggttgtgagatcgagcactgcattgggctctgtgctgagcagagagcctgcttgggattctctctctcttcctctgccccttctcccaactccccctctaaaaaaataaaaataattcagaaggtGATGGTATTTAGACATTCGATATGGCATCACCAAACTGCTTTTACATCAAGAGTCAGTCTAAAATTCCTTAAGAACAGGGCATACACTATTATAATTAACACAGGTTTATGGTATTATTAGTAAGAAAATGGTCAAAATCATAGTAATCACCAAGCATGAGTAGAATCGTCCTgtaacatacatttaaaattttgtttttaggaaaccaaaaaaatatctgttttctgCCTTAATTGTATCACTATAAG contains:
- the ALKBH1 gene encoding nucleic acid dioxygenase ALKBH1, with protein sequence MGKMAAAVGSVATLAAEPGEDAFRKLFRFYRQSRPGTADLGAVIDFSAAHTARGTGPGARKVVKSQLSVSSVSDQDAHRAGLQPVSKWQAYGLQGYPGFIFIPNPFLPGYQWHWVKQCLKLYSQKPNVCNLDKHMSQEETQDLWEQSKELLRYKEVNKRRPRSLLEKLRWVTLGYHYNWDSKKYSADHYTPFPSDLAFLSEQVAAACGFQGFRAEAGILNYYRLDSTLGIHVDRSELDHSKPLLSFSFGQSAIFLLGGLKRDEAPTAMFMHSGDIMVMSGFSRLLNHAVPRVLPSPQGESLPCCLETPLPAVLPRDSVVQPCSEEDWQVCTRYLKTARVNMTVRQVLAADQDFPSEPAEENQRDLTLEGFCHLDDDNSQVKRMKLDPDS